A single genomic interval of Hevea brasiliensis isolate MT/VB/25A 57/8 chromosome 4, ASM3005281v1, whole genome shotgun sequence harbors:
- the LOC110663457 gene encoding protein CUP-SHAPED COTYLEDON 2, with amino-acid sequence MDSYRHFDNGDAHLPPGFRFHPTDEELITYYLLKKVLDGNFTGRAIAEVDLNKCEPWELPEKAKMGEKEWYFFSLRDRKYPTGLRTNRATEAGYWKATGKDREIYSSKTCALVGMKKTLVFYRGRAPKGEKSNWVMHEYRLEGKFAYHYLSRSSKDEWVISRVFQKSGGATSSSSSSSTKKGRFNNTINLYPEASSPSSVSLPPLLDPTTTTATTAASTTTLNDRNSCSYDSHAQTEHVSCFSTIAAAANQNNFEFASPPLLPATDPFGRFPRNMGVSAFPSLRSLQENLQLPFFFSSPSLSAAVPYNGGGSSAMNWMAGSDEGRVDGGPASGGGGGGGRVGMGLTELDCLWSY; translated from the exons ATGGATAGCTACCGCCATTTTGACAATGGTGATGCCCATTTGCCTCCTGGATTTAGGTTCCACCCAACTGACGAGGAGCTTATCACATACTATCTTCTCAAGAAGGTTCTTGATGGCAACTTCACTGGCAGAGCCATTGCTGAAGTGGATCTGAACAAGTGCGAACCATGGGAGCTTCCTG AGAAAGCTAAAATGGGAGAGAAAGAGTGGTACTTCTTCAGCCTGAGAGATAGGAAGTACCCAACTGGGCTGAGAACTAATAGAGCCACTGAAGCTGGTTATTGGAAGGCTACTGGGAAAGACAGGGAGATTTACAGCTCAAAGACTTGTGCACTCGTGGGAATGAAGAAGACATTGGTGTTCTACAGAGGTCGAGCCCCTAAAGGAGAGAAAAGTAATTGGGTTATGCATGAGTATCGCCTTGAAGGCAAATTTGCTTACCACTATCTCTCCCGGAGTTCCAAG GATGAGTGGGTCATCTCCCGAGTGTTCCAGAAGAGTGGCGGCGCCACCTCTAGCAGCAGCAGTAGCAGCACCAAGAAAGGCCGCTTTAACAACACCATCAACCTCTACCCAGAAGCCAGCTCCCCTTCTTCGGTCTCGCTACCACCTCTCCTGGACCCTACCACCACCACCGCCACCACTGCTGCCTCGACGACAACTCTCAACGACCGTAACAGCTGCTCCTATGACAGCCATGCTCAAACTGAGCACGTGTCCTGTTTCTCCACCATTGCAGCCGCTGCTAACCAGAACAACTTTGAATTTGCTTCGCCACCACTCCTCCCGGCTACTGATCCGTTTGGACGGTTCCCAAGAAACATGGGTGTCTCTGCTTTTCCCAGCCTGAGGTCCCTGCAGGAGAATCTTCAGCtgcctttctttttctcttcCCCATCACTGTCTGCTGCAGTGCCATATAATGGAGGAGGTTCTAGTGCCATGAATTGGATGGCAGGTTCGGATGAGGGGAGAGTCGATGGTGGCCCTGCTAGTGGGGGTGGTGGTGGAGGTGGAAGGGTGGGGATGGGTCTCACAGAGCTTGACTGCCTGTGGTCCTACTGA